Proteins found in one Liquorilactobacillus hordei DSM 19519 genomic segment:
- a CDS encoding terminase large subunit domain-containing protein: MNGKKKNETKQDGYLHIKEENMMKWVGYWRKNPQKFVTDYLGMNLFLYQKILMYMMGKIDFFMYIAARGQGKSYLIAIFCIVRSILYPSSNIILASGTRGQASKIITEKIVSLYNNYPAVRYEIGDIKNIKNSINDTSVTFPNGSKIQAVTSNDNARGLRGNILVVDEFRLVKKDVVDKILKPMLNVNRHPAFMDLPEYKDVPTEENKELYISSAWYKTNWIWDSFKDFVKKMIKNQNTFVVDLPYQLSIKHKLLSQDRVMQQRSAENMDQTGFAMEYEALFVGENDKAYYKLAPLNKIRTINKTFMPPTDMEFIENKARSNPKKLSNLKRIDNSEIRLVALDIALMGGNKNVKNDTSAFTCFRLIKDGDEYRRDIVYLESIQQSIATEDLAIRLKQLYYDFEADYVVMDANGNGLGVFDACCRVLYDKNRDTEYPAWACVNDQATNERNKTDGLKMVYTVKANAQFNHEIAVQLKTVIENGKLRLPMNDIEKREELVSEGGFVKKSAEEQHRDLYAYQQASALVNELVNLEYDIRDGGYIRIHEVGSTTKDRYSSIAYGNYYANEFEKKLKDNYSDKDLLNYLMM, from the coding sequence ATGAACGGAAAAAAGAAGAATGAAACTAAACAAGATGGCTATCTTCATATAAAAGAAGAAAACATGATGAAGTGGGTAGGTTATTGGCGTAAGAATCCACAAAAATTTGTTACGGATTATCTTGGAATGAACTTGTTTCTATATCAAAAGATATTGATGTATATGATGGGTAAAATTGACTTCTTTATGTACATCGCAGCTCGTGGGCAAGGTAAAAGTTACTTAATTGCTATCTTTTGCATAGTCAGATCAATATTATATCCAAGTTCGAATATTATATTGGCATCAGGAACAAGAGGACAAGCATCAAAAATTATTACCGAAAAAATAGTGTCTCTTTACAATAATTATCCAGCAGTTAGGTATGAAATAGGAGACATAAAGAATATCAAGAATTCAATTAATGATACATCGGTTACTTTCCCAAATGGTTCAAAGATACAAGCAGTCACATCAAATGATAATGCTCGTGGACTTCGCGGGAACATATTGGTAGTAGATGAATTCCGTCTTGTAAAGAAAGACGTTGTAGATAAAATATTGAAACCTATGCTTAATGTTAATAGACATCCTGCTTTTATGGATTTGCCAGAATATAAAGATGTACCAACAGAAGAAAATAAAGAACTATATATATCCTCTGCTTGGTATAAAACAAACTGGATATGGGACAGTTTTAAAGATTTTGTAAAAAAGATGATAAAAAATCAAAATACATTTGTAGTTGATTTGCCTTATCAGTTATCTATAAAACACAAATTACTTTCTCAAGATCGTGTTATGCAACAACGTTCTGCAGAGAATATGGATCAGACAGGGTTTGCCATGGAATACGAAGCATTGTTTGTTGGTGAAAACGATAAAGCCTATTACAAATTAGCTCCTTTAAACAAAATAAGGACAATAAATAAAACTTTTATGCCACCAACGGATATGGAATTCATTGAAAATAAAGCAAGATCCAATCCTAAGAAATTAAGTAACTTAAAAAGAATTGATAATTCTGAAATTCGTCTTGTAGCGTTGGATATTGCTTTGATGGGTGGAAATAAGAATGTAAAGAATGATACTTCAGCCTTTACGTGTTTTAGATTAATTAAAGACGGAGACGAATACAGGAGAGATATTGTTTATCTTGAGAGTATACAGCAGTCGATTGCAACTGAAGATTTAGCCATAAGACTTAAGCAACTGTATTACGATTTTGAGGCAGATTATGTTGTTATGGATGCTAATGGTAATGGATTAGGTGTTTTTGATGCCTGTTGTAGAGTTTTATATGACAAAAATCGTGATACTGAATACCCTGCCTGGGCTTGCGTTAATGATCAAGCTACGAATGAACGTAATAAAACCGATGGATTGAAAATGGTTTATACAGTTAAAGCAAATGCACAGTTTAATCATGAAATTGCAGTTCAATTAAAAACGGTTATTGAAAATGGAAAGCTTAGACTTCCAATGAATGATATTGAAAAACGTGAAGAATTAGTTTCTGAAGGTGGCTTTGTAAAGAAATCAGCAGAGGAACAACATAGAGATCTTTATGCTTATCAACAGGCATCTGCTTTGGTAAATGAGCTTGTCAATTTAGAATATGATATTCGTGATGGTGGATATATCAGAATTCATGAAGTCGGAAGCACAACAAAAGATAGATACAGTTCAATTGCATACGGAAATTATTATGCAAATGAATTTGAAAAAAAGCTAAAAGATAATTATTCAGATAAAGATTTACTAAATTATTTAATGATGTAG
- a CDS encoding HU family DNA-binding protein: protein MSEKVVSKKELVARIAENKGTTKIAAQEALDAVIVTIKDVLAEHKSVSLKDFLRLNVEFKEAHTRVNNFTGGTINVPAKYVVKAKPSKSLTN from the coding sequence ATGTCAGAAAAAGTTGTATCAAAGAAAGAACTTGTGGCACGTATTGCAGAGAACAAGGGAACAACAAAAATTGCTGCGCAAGAAGCGCTAGATGCTGTAATTGTCACAATTAAAGATGTGCTTGCAGAACACAAATCAGTCAGTCTTAAGGACTTTTTACGATTAAATGTGGAATTCAAAGAGGCACATACACGAGTTAACAACTTTACAGGTGGAACTATTAACGTACCTGCAAAATATGTTGTTAAAGCTAAGCCTAGCAAATCCTTGACGAATTAG
- a CDS encoding ATP-dependent helicase: MELTKSQKEAINSEAENILVNASAGSGKTSVFTARIVNLIKNKNVDPSRILALTFTKDAANNMQKRVIKQIGAVGEQIPMSTFHSFAMKTLYSNYGSYYKGVKLMKDWWKLKLLSSIVKPKTNMNPEGMGIESLINAPTLAMFISYQKANMILKKMPVLIDEHTRYVDEEMRDKLQEAYKIFMERQKNAHLIEFDDLLLHFYYRLKEDPTFRMKISDRFDYIMVDEFQDTSKINLEILKMIKRDNLFVVGDFRQSIYSFINADINNILNFSNEFKDVHVIELQENFRSTKKIVDLSNSIITSRNVENYKKFKNAKSAIGIDGNETHFKIYSSDRDEVDGIIEKIKGLVAENYNDYRDFAILVRTNSQMGVFESAFADAEIPLNVSGNHSFFERTEIDVLLSYLRIMNDHADNQSMARIINTPNRFISNKLQSDLDKYAYNNNISVFKALSEYTPISERKPIEYLINILTHFDKILDTTNAGEVLQYVIQKTKYFEHLEKTSRKETERVMKTQSVESLLGLAHTFGNIEKLLNHIDIIKNNNKKNNDESVNLMTVHASKGLEFDHVFLPSVSDEYYPHEMCNGNIEEEARLLYVAISRAKYNLDLSYNIGKKTSVKPTRFLTSIYPDLLKKQKLLYQGSTLVEV; this comes from the coding sequence ATGGAACTTACAAAATCTCAAAAAGAAGCCATTAATTCTGAAGCAGAAAATATACTAGTGAATGCTTCAGCAGGTTCAGGTAAGACTTCGGTTTTTACCGCAAGAATTGTAAACCTAATTAAAAATAAGAATGTTGATCCTAGTAGAATATTAGCTCTTACTTTTACTAAAGATGCAGCTAATAATATGCAGAAACGAGTAATTAAGCAAATAGGTGCCGTAGGGGAGCAGATCCCCATGTCTACTTTTCATTCATTTGCTATGAAAACATTGTATAGTAATTATGGTAGTTATTATAAAGGCGTTAAACTTATGAAGGATTGGTGGAAACTAAAATTATTGTCTTCGATAGTAAAACCTAAGACTAATATGAATCCTGAAGGAATGGGTATCGAATCACTAATTAATGCTCCTACCTTAGCAATGTTTATTTCTTATCAAAAGGCAAATATGATACTTAAAAAGATGCCAGTATTGATTGATGAACATACCAGATATGTGGACGAAGAAATGAGGGACAAATTACAAGAGGCATACAAGATCTTTATGGAGAGACAAAAGAACGCTCATTTAATTGAATTTGATGATTTATTATTGCATTTTTATTATCGTTTGAAAGAAGATCCTACCTTTAGGATGAAAATATCTGATAGATTTGATTATATAATGGTAGATGAATTCCAGGACACTTCTAAGATAAACTTAGAAATATTGAAAATGATAAAAAGAGACAATCTTTTTGTTGTTGGAGACTTTAGACAAAGCATTTACTCATTTATAAATGCCGATATCAATAATATTCTTAATTTTTCTAATGAGTTTAAAGATGTCCATGTGATTGAATTGCAAGAAAACTTCAGATCTACCAAAAAAATAGTAGATTTATCTAATAGCATTATTACATCGAGAAATGTTGAGAACTATAAGAAATTTAAGAACGCTAAATCTGCTATTGGAATAGACGGTAATGAAACACATTTTAAAATATACTCTAGTGATAGAGACGAAGTAGATGGGATTATAGAAAAAATTAAAGGCTTAGTCGCAGAAAATTACAATGATTATCGTGATTTTGCTATTCTAGTTAGAACTAATTCACAAATGGGAGTTTTTGAATCGGCCTTTGCTGATGCAGAAATACCCTTGAATGTTTCAGGAAATCATTCTTTCTTTGAACGAACAGAAATTGATGTATTGTTAAGTTACCTTAGAATAATGAATGATCACGCAGATAATCAAAGTATGGCAAGGATTATTAATACTCCAAATAGGTTTATAAGTAATAAATTACAATCAGACCTTGATAAATATGCTTATAATAATAATATAAGTGTGTTTAAAGCACTAAGTGAATACACACCTATATCTGAAAGAAAACCTATCGAATATTTGATTAATATTCTAACTCACTTTGATAAGATATTAGACACCACAAATGCAGGAGAAGTATTGCAGTACGTCATACAAAAAACTAAGTATTTTGAACATCTAGAAAAAACATCTAGAAAAGAAACCGAACGTGTTATGAAGACTCAATCAGTAGAGAGTTTGTTGGGTCTTGCACACACCTTTGGGAATATTGAAAAGCTATTAAATCACATTGATATAATTAAGAATAATAATAAGAAAAACAACGATGAGTCGGTAAATCTTATGACTGTTCATGCCTCAAAAGGACTCGAATTTGATCATGTATTTTTACCATCCGTAAGTGATGAATATTATCCACACGAAATGTGTAACGGAAATATTGAAGAAGAAGCTCGTCTTCTTTATGTTGCTATCTCTAGAGCTAAATATAATCTAGATCTTTCATATAATATTGGTAAAAAGACTAGTGTAAAGCCAACTCGGTTTTTGACATCTATTTATCCAGATCTATTAAAGAAACAAAAATTATTGTATCAAGGTTCAACATTGGTGGAAGTATAA
- a CDS encoding replication initiator protein A, which produces MLKNEINQDNLPSTAYLQVNCDLLNNKIYKKLDMTTIMLYSLYANRTTCSIYNSGDGSWKDDNNRIYILFTNEEAAKILRVSSRKISDSRSALQEYGLIEVQKFGLKQNRIFVANPEHSEEEGVMSYKGHKINYKVSISPEVEKYSTSKSHNNHTSVLNHKTVNTKDTRVTNSKQNVSKDNDTSSDEALIDALKYRYKNIFDDKFFINLKHATQNNYKQAKWFIDTIFKAKYSSTKAFKNSGLPVDLILATTFEENSYYRDNIAGALLIIIEQAYRYKKVENIGGFIYSFMRGFFIEQTKAFICDNYEIDNALYAVLNSVQNKKDKKLILSK; this is translated from the coding sequence ATGCTTAAAAACGAAATAAACCAAGATAATTTACCTTCCACTGCCTACCTACAAGTTAATTGTGATCTACTCAATAATAAGATCTATAAAAAACTTGATATGACAACTATTATGCTCTATTCTCTTTACGCAAATCGAACAACTTGCAGTATTTATAATTCTGGTGACGGTTCATGGAAAGATGATAATAATAGAATCTATATTTTATTTACGAATGAGGAAGCAGCCAAAATCTTACGTGTTTCTTCAAGAAAAATTTCCGATTCAAGATCTGCTCTACAAGAATACGGACTTATTGAAGTACAAAAATTTGGTCTTAAACAAAATCGAATTTTCGTAGCTAATCCCGAACATAGTGAAGAAGAGGGGGTTATGAGCTATAAAGGCCACAAAATTAACTACAAAGTTTCTATCTCTCCAGAAGTAGAAAAATATTCTACCTCGAAGTCGCATAATAATCATACAAGTGTACTTAATCATAAAACAGTTAATACAAAAGATACAAGAGTAACTAACTCCAAACAGAATGTGTCTAAAGATAATGATACATCATCTGATGAAGCATTGATTGATGCACTAAAGTATCGTTACAAAAATATTTTTGATGATAAATTTTTTATCAATTTAAAACATGCAACTCAAAACAATTATAAACAAGCAAAATGGTTTATTGACACCATATTTAAAGCGAAATACAGTTCTACTAAGGCATTTAAAAACTCAGGCCTACCTGTGGACTTAATTCTAGCTACTACCTTTGAGGAAAATTCTTATTACAGAGATAATATTGCTGGTGCTTTATTAATTATTATCGAACAAGCATATAGATACAAAAAAGTAGAGAATATTGGTGGTTTTATTTATTCGTTCATGCGTGGATTCTTTATTGAGCAAACAAAAGCTTTTATTTGTGATAACTATGAAATTGACAATGCTCTTTATGCAGTATTAAACTCTGTACAAAATAAAAAAGACAAGAAATTAATCTTGTCTAAATAA
- a CDS encoding ParA family protein, translating into MAQKIAFINNKGGSTKTTTCVNLAGCVHTRKPESKILIVESDGQGNATRSFGIDPNDESKIKTSIYDVFMDYSSPEEAILKDVYKNIDLIPANSNMNFLEFDKMKQFEDDFGLNNIKAIRELTSRDIDVTKTSDQQLLAVVAAVASPTKDYFNMLETKMNNIDKEYDYIFFDTPPEIKAVTSSIIAIADKVVIPYEPDAYSIDGVRNILDRVRVIKEQYNSKLEIGGLLAAKYRKTTKLHADVTLAITEYANRNNIPFFSTKIPNTIRFASATAYRGLPATLSNKTNELIDTYYSLLDEMIEKGTITL; encoded by the coding sequence ATGGCACAAAAAATAGCTTTCATAAATAATAAAGGTGGAAGCACAAAAACCACTACTTGTGTTAATCTTGCTGGCTGTGTACACACTAGAAAACCTGAAAGTAAAATACTTATCGTTGAAAGTGATGGTCAAGGAAATGCTACCCGTAGTTTCGGTATTGATCCTAATGATGAAAGTAAAATAAAAACAAGTATCTACGATGTCTTTATGGATTATAGTTCTCCTGAAGAAGCAATTTTAAAAGACGTTTATAAGAATATAGATCTTATTCCAGCAAATAGTAATATGAACTTCTTGGAATTTGATAAGATGAAACAATTTGAAGATGACTTTGGACTAAATAACATAAAGGCAATTCGTGAATTAACTAGTAGAGATATAGATGTTACAAAAACTAGTGATCAACAATTATTAGCTGTAGTAGCTGCAGTCGCCTCCCCCACCAAAGATTATTTCAATATGTTAGAAACTAAAATGAATAATATTGATAAGGAATATGATTATATATTTTTTGACACACCTCCTGAGATAAAAGCTGTAACAAGTTCTATAATTGCTATTGCTGATAAAGTAGTTATCCCATATGAACCAGATGCTTATTCTATTGATGGTGTTCGTAATATTCTTGATCGAGTAAGAGTTATTAAAGAACAATATAATTCTAAACTTGAAATTGGTGGTCTATTAGCTGCTAAATACAGAAAAACAACCAAACTTCATGCCGATGTAACTCTTGCAATAACAGAATATGCAAATAGAAATAATATACCATTCTTTTCTACAAAAATACCTAATACTATTAGATTCGCATCGGCCACAGCATATCGTGGATTACCTGCTACCCTATCCAATAAAACTAATGAATTAATTGATACTTATTATAGTTTGTTGGACGAGATGATTGAAAAAGGAACGATTACTTTATAG
- a CDS encoding IS3-like element IS1163 family transposase (programmed frameshift) — MKRYQDDFKASIVKMHREEKRSIRSLSEEYGVSPAAIHNWVKGAKSVELEDGTEVTSKEFKQLQKENQRLKEELEIFKSCGGVTGKALGRINCLVFIEDQLLRHRLSIILSALKLPRSTYYHWKRYQPSQHERVDNQLKEKIKLIWENNYRAYGYPRITMVLRKSGIRVGSKRILRLMREMEIHSLMNRRFKKPGTHVDHSQRPNLIKHQPNARIWRADITYLELRPGTWVYLSSIYEPKVHQVLAFKIGRQMEAPLVVETINQALECHQKPQYFHSDMGSQYTSNEVETLLERHQISHSYSKQGYPYDNGPIEAFHSLLKREFAFQTTFSNFEDLVIRTSNYISWFNSDRIRTSV, encoded by the exons ATGAAACGATATCAAGATGATTTTAAAGCCAGCATTGTGAAGATGCATCGTGAAGAGAAAAGATCTATTCGCTCGCTTTCCGAGGAATACGGTGTTTCTCCAGCCGCAATTCATAACTGGGTTAAAGGCGCTAAATCAGTTGAGCTAGAAGACGGTACTGAAGTAACGTCCAAAGAATTCAAACAACTTCAAAAGGAAAATCAGCGATTAAAGGAGGAACTTGAAATTT TTAAAAGCTGCGGCGGTGTTACTGGGAAAGCATTAGGACGAATTAATTGCCTTGTCTTCATAGAAGATCAGTTATTGCGACACCGCTTATCAATTATTCTTTCGGCACTGAAATTACCGCGTAGCACCTATTACCATTGGAAAAGATATCAACCTAGTCAACACGAACGTGTTGATAATCAGCTCAAAGAAAAAATTAAATTGATTTGGGAAAATAATTATCGTGCCTATGGTTATCCACGAATAACGATGGTGCTTCGCAAGTCAGGCATCCGTGTTGGGTCAAAACGAATTTTACGATTAATGAGGGAAATGGAGATTCACTCTTTAATGAATCGGCGATTTAAAAAACCTGGCACTCATGTGGATCATTCACAACGCCCCAATTTAATCAAGCACCAGCCCAATGCAAGGATATGGCGTGCTGACATTACTTATTTGGAATTACGTCCAGGAACCTGGGTTTATCTCAGTTCTATTTACGAACCAAAGGTTCATCAAGTTCTTGCTTTCAAGATTGGTCGTCAGATGGAGGCGCCGTTAGTTGTAGAAACGATTAATCAGGCGCTTGAATGTCATCAAAAGCCACAATATTTTCACTCTGACATGGGTTCACAGTACACCAGCAACGAAGTTGAAACTTTACTTGAACGGCATCAGATTAGCCACTCATACTCAAAACAAGGTTATCCTTATGATAATGGGCCAATTGAAGCTTTTCACTCATTGTTGAAGAGAGAGTTTGCCTTTCAAACAACTTTTTCCAATTTTGAGGACTTGGTAATCCGAACCTCAAATTACATCAGTTGGTTTAATTCCGACAGAATTAGAACGAGTGTTTAG
- a CDS encoding N-6 DNA methylase: MLKKKEILQLLDAGDAWQASDNLMKILMEKKKREELFKEFLNFETDLSYDWFSKMYSEEMAERTKKKQYFTPPSISNLISEMLNNGNDAKNNYDPCAGTGSLTIANWDKQRKNTNPIIYLPSNYWYVAEELKIENQPSRALPFLLFNFLIRGMNGVVISGDTLTREISQIYFIQNKSDDFLKFSSLNVMPRNKIVETEFDVRKWIDKPIVYIEDEVAINLE; this comes from the coding sequence ATGTTAAAGAAAAAAGAAATTCTACAGCTATTGGATGCTGGAGATGCTTGGCAAGCGAGCGATAACTTAATGAAAATTCTTATGGAGAAGAAAAAACGAGAAGAATTATTCAAAGAATTCTTGAATTTTGAAACCGATCTGTCATATGACTGGTTCAGCAAAATGTATTCAGAAGAGATGGCCGAGAGAACAAAGAAAAAACAATATTTTACTCCACCATCTATTTCTAATTTGATTTCCGAGATGCTTAATAATGGGAATGATGCAAAAAATAATTATGATCCTTGTGCAGGAACTGGATCTTTGACTATTGCTAATTGGGATAAGCAACGAAAAAACACTAATCCAATAATTTATCTTCCTTCAAATTATTGGTATGTGGCCGAAGAACTAAAGATTGAGAATCAACCAAGTAGAGCATTGCCATTTCTATTGTTTAATTTTTTAATCCGTGGTATGAATGGTGTAGTTATTTCAGGAGACACTCTTACTAGAGAGATTAGTCAAATCTATTTTATACAAAATAAATCTGATGATTTTTTAAAATTTAGCAGTCTTAATGTAATGCCACGAAATAAAATTGTTGAAACAGAATTTGATGTTAGGAAATGGATAGATAAACCAATTGTTTATATTGAGGATGAGGTTGCTATTAATCTTGAGTAG